The stretch of DNA GTTTTGTAGATGGTGCACCTACCGTGACATGTTCTGAGACGAAGCCTTCTGAAACAAATGTTTTGAAGGACAAACAATTCCTTGATTCAAAACAAGCTCCATCAAAACAGGTCAAGCCCATAGCTAGCCTGCACAAAATTCTCAAATTTAAGCTGGTATCAGAGGATCAGAATGAAATGGCAGAAGGGGTGACTACTAGTTTTTCATGATTCTCTTGTTTTAGATATCGGTATGCTCACTCTGTTATACCTTTATGACAAACAATCGTATGACTAAGCTTCCTTGAGCATGTTCCTCTTGTTTGCTTTTGAGAGGCATTAGACATGTTGAATGGAACTGGAAGGAATCTAATGTTGCTTTGACGATCATCCGATTGGATCGAAGCCCTGCCACTCATGTATTCTTCTTCATGGATAGGCTTCCAGGGTCAGAGATTTATGCTGACCTTAGACACCGTctagttctttttcttctttcaacaTTCTTTGTCTGATTGATATATCACAATCCTACAAGTAGTCCTCTTCAATATAGGTGGCCTCCACATTGTAGAGAAGCCCAACCTTTTCTTCCTGATGTGATGGGAGGAAGGAAAGATAAAGATAGAAGATGGAAAAAGGAATTAGGTAGAAGGAAATGGACTCCCTTACTGTAATTTGCACAGATTTCACAAGGATTTGCTGCTATATACTTCCTGTACAAATCTGAAGGGATTATGCTTCCTCTCCCAGGCTTATACATGTACGAGGGATACAATTTATATTATAGCAAAAAGGTGAAGTTGATGCTCTGGACCATGTATACTTTTCATCTTACTTTTGGACCATGTTAGTGCTGGAAAGCTATAACGATACTGGTTCGTTCTTGTTGTGCAGGGAATCCCGCGTACAAATATTATAGCCACCAGGGACACGTTCAGCGTCATGCTGCTTATAATAgacatggaagaagaagaagaagaagaaggcctgGTTTGTTTGACACGGCTTGCCAAATTAATGACTGATGGATGTGCATTGATTGTAATGCCTACCCGTTAATGTTTGCGTTTACTGCATGAAACTGAAGCCTTTATTGATTGCAGGAAGCAATTTGCATGAAAGTTTAAGGATCTAATTCCGAACAGCCGCAGTCGATGAAAATGATGTTTGGTAAAAGCCATCCAAATTCAGAGAAAATCTCCACTGGTGGTCAAAAAAGTTGGGCAGTTGTAGCTGGCGATCACGAAGCAGTCAACAGACACATTCTTCGATGAGAGTTGGCACTTTTGCACTCCACATTCTGATTCACTGAATACTACTACTACTAGTGGGTGGTATCTTTCTCGTCTCCTTTTACTGTTGAGAAGAGATTAGCGTTAGAATATGCTGTTGTTTCTTGAGAACCACTCGCTGGTATATTGGAATATGCTGTGACAAAAGGAACACATTTCTTTATGAAACAGAGAGGCGACTGGATTCAAAATCTTGAAGGATATTGATTATTGGAGATGGCATGGATTGATCTTTATCTAAACATAGATTGCAGAGCCCTCCAAGATTTGACTATTTGCTGCATCTTGTCTGCTATGTGCCCCTTGACAGCTCTTATAGTTTGTGGCATATCCAGCCACATAAGAAGAGTGCTTTTTCTCGATTCTTCTTCAACATATATGCACAAAATCTACAAGTAGATTGGCCATTACAGAAGCTTTTGCTCAGCTTTCAGTGGCAAGAAAGATGCGACAACAGAGATCAAACATTCAGAACAGAAAATAGTAACTGCCACAAATACAAAAGTGATACGGATTTGATGGTAGGTTGAGTCCTTATTACCAGAAACATAATAAACAAAGCAGGCTCTCCAAAAACCATGGGAGGGAATGGAGAAAGCGTCTTCACACCCAAACAATACACAGAGACTCATCCAcaacagctgccatcaccgccctCGTTCATCCTCCGCCCATGTGATCGACTTGCACTCTTCCGTCTCAGAGAGAAGACTGCTGAAGCTGCTCCCGGAAAACCCTCAGCATGTCAGCAAACGTCACGATTCCCATGAGGCCGTAGTCGTCCTCGTCGACCACCCACAGGTAGCTCACCCGGTGCGCCAGGGCCTGCACCATCACCGCCACCAGCGAGCTCCCGGGATGGCAGACCTCCGGCTCCTCCGATCGCCTCCCGATGGAGAAGCTCCTCGACCGCAGTTTCCGCAGCCGCCTTCCACCGCTTGACTCGTCGTCGGAGGACGAGGAAGAGGCCGAGGAGGATGAGATGGAGAACGAGGACAGCTCGTCTTCCATAAGCTCAAGCATCTCCAGCAATCCCTTCTCTTTCAGCCCGGCTTTGATCGCGCGGACAACGGACTCCGACGGAGAACCGTAGTAATCGATGAAGGCCATGAGGTCGCCCGCCGTGAGGGTGGCGATGCCGGCGGCCACGGCCACCGTCTCGTCGCATGCAGAAAGGGCGGCTGGGGAGATCTCGCCCAGTAGCCGCCCATCGTCGGTGACGACGGCGACGGCAGTCTGGTCGGAGAGGGCGCGGCGGACGAGGGGGATGATGGAGAGGCCCGGCTCGTCGTGGCGGATGGCGAGCGCGTCCGCGGAGCGGACGAGGCCGAGGGCGTCGATGGAGAGGGCGGGGACAGGGGAGAACAGGGCGATGGAGTTGAGGAAGTAGCGGACGAAGTCCTCCTGTGTCAGCCAGCAGAATTCGGCGGCGGCGAGCTTCTTCCGGCTGACGGAGCCAATAGGGACCACAAGGCTCTGCGCTCCGTCCAGGATCAGATCAAGGGCTTCCGATACGCTGCGAATCAAACAACAACAGAAGAAAAGATCGAATCTTTAGCATTCCAATCGAATAAAGGTCACAACTTCCCCTCGAATTCTTATTCTCGTACAACTCACATGATCCATATAAAGATCCCGTTGTTTTCGGTATCGAAACGAAAAAGGCGTCGCCTTTTAACcccaacataaaaaaaaaatcttggcaCAAGGTAAAAAAGAACGCGTTTTGGACCAACTCATCTACCCAAGGCAGGACGGAAGAGTACCTAAACTGCGGCTCGACGCGGCGGACGAGGCCAGCGCCCTTGGGGAGGAGGGCGGAGACGGGCCGCTCGAGCGCGGCGGCCGGCGACGCGAGGTTTCCGTCGGAGCAGAGGTAGCAAAGCACGTCCGCGACGCAGAGCTTCCCGACGACGGCCCTCTTCTCCGGTGCCGCCCGGTCGGCGGCCAGCACAGCGAGGTGGGGCTCTCCGCCTCTCCTGAGGGCGAGGAGGGCGTCGCcgacggcggcggcggagagCGGCAGCGATCTTAGCGCCGGCTTCCCGATGCAGAGGTCCGACACCTCATTCGACACCAAGCTCACTGCCATGCACTGGAGAACCGAGCCTTAACGTGACCCTAACACAACCACAAAGCAAATCCTCACGCGCAGGTCTCGATCTCAGATCAGTGGAGGAAGAAGACGCGATCATGGGCACTATAAATAGCGGACTGGCGGACCGGCTGCAACCGGGAAACGTGGCGCGGGATTCGGGAATCGCATCGTTTCCGACTTATTCACATCGAGCCGGTATAATCTCATTCGTATGTCGGGAAAAGCCGGTTATTTCATCAGTTCGACCAAAGGAATCGGTAAAAGTAATAGCGTGCTTCTCGAGACTTCCACGCACCCAATCAGATTGTGCTCTATAATGGCAGTCGAAGTCTCGCATTAATTATAATTAAACCAATAGTCGTCGTTTTACTTAAATAACaccgagaaaaaaaaaatacttcaaaaACGGAAAAATAATTATTAGTGACGTTCACTGAGATAATGACAACCGTATTATGTTTGCACAATCCATCGATCCAACATTTAATAGTGGTCACTGCTGACTCTATTCATCTGAGGATTGTGTTAGACTTGTGTATACCTGCAGAATCTGTACCAAATCAAGTTGCAAGAGGACAAGAGTCTCAGCAAATCATTCTTTGTTTTGTAGCCACTCAATGATAATAATACGACTATTAAATGGCTCTTCAATAATGTGAATTGAAAATATATGTGACGTAGATCTGATAATGTGCATCTTTTACGTGAATGCAAATGCAATTTGCATTTGGCGTCATGGCTTGTCTCACTAATACAAGCGTGTGCTACTCCAACTACAATTTGGGAGATGCTTTTCCCGTTGCTTTACGTAAAGCCGGAGAGACATTTTTTGATGTACTATCGTTGCCTTCTGATACTGCAATTGCAATGAGGTATACCTTTCACGTCAACACAAAAGCGTACGAGATGGAGCCCTTCGTGATTTGGCCTCCACTCTTTCTCCGAGGAACCCAACCAGACGCCCAAATGAATTCTCATTTCACGATGAATTATGACTTCAGTGGAAAACCAAGTCAACGGTCAAATGAACTCGTCGTCGTCACCGTCACCTACTGATGGCACCACTATTAGCTCATGATGTCTCATAGTTGGATTATCAACCACAAGGAGAGAGAGATTTTTATTGGGTCACACACGGAGTGGCTTTGACGATTGTTCGAGCTTTTCCGAACGTggatcgacggaaccgacgagggcgGCGAGATGACGAGGTCAAACACATCCACGCCCCTTTggatactctcgaaatcacatcgCGTGTTCCCGTAGCTTCCAGAGAAGACCGACGCTCGCGAGCGACCCGTTGCGTCGATGCGGAGTTTGTTGTGGTATCGGATTAGCAGCAGCTCAGATTTGACCTCCCAATCATTTTCCCGTGGCCGTGACGGAGCAGATTACAATTCtcgtcttcttcgtcttcttcttcttcttcttcatgtgttCAAAGATAAATAGGTTGGTTGGATGCTCCGAGTCGAGTCGGTTTAAAGGCAAAAATCCGTGGCGGGGAAAGCAACGGCTCACCAGAGCGAGTGCGGTCCACCACCGCGAGTGCCGTGAGACACACTCCCATCGGCGGATCCCACGGCGTCCGTGACACGGCGCGGTACGAAATGATAGCACCCGTCTCTCTTCCCCTCCTCGACGCGAATTCAGCCCCACCGGAGTTCTGCACCACAACCTGCACGGTAGGTGACAAATCCTCGGGTGCGCCGATGTGGTCGGGGGCGAGCCGCGGCGCACGATTCATGGCGCGCGAAACATGTTCGTGAGAATGACTGAATGAAACATGGTGTTCGGTAATCCCGCAGCGAGGAACAGAGGTTCGTTCGCCTGGTCACATTCGGCTGCCTTTACGACACACCACATGTTGATACCAAGTCCCACTTTATCTGGCAGCGTCTCATTtcctataaattattttattcgaTAGGTACGTCCTTTTTATTTTGGGATTTATTCTTTGTGATATTCTTTCTATTTGGTTTTTTTTCATAtggtaaaaaatttatttattttttgtatggatacccatattaattttttagtatatttatttaattattaataattatgttAAGATTCATTTTAGTTTCTACTGTTTTCATCGTGGATtacttaagcccttatgatttattcgtgtctaaaataatctttatatttaaaaaaaaacgtagcatataaaaTTTTTCGTTAAATCTGAATTAACAGATGTTAGAGTATGTTTATATTGtatgttgactcacaataaatcattaatataattatatatataatttaaattttaaaaaaagttaAAGTTCATCTTGTCGAAGAAGAGAAAGCGACAGAGGTCATAGCGACGGATGAAGGTGGAGAGACTAGAGGCGGAGATGAGGGAGAGCTAGACCACCACGTCATAAGCGCGACGATTGAGTGTGCAAGAAATGACGAAGTAGGAAGCAGTGGGGACGAAGACGCTCAAGAAAAAAATGATGGACCAAGAGACCACAGCGTGCCTAGTGTCGAACTGGTTGATGTACATTCACTTGAGGTAAGACTAACATCTCTTGAGCTCGTCGTTAACATGGAAGAGACTATGTGCGTACAATGCTCTGCTATGCAATAACAACTTAATGCTACTATTAGTTGTCACCTTCACTACAATGTCTCCTCTTGCTATTgttgatgatcttttttttttaatttaaattatatattattatattaataatttattgtgagtcaacatgttacgtaagcagactctattatttattaactcaaacttcacatgttatgtttttgaaaatatataggtTATTTTATATACGAATAAATCATAAGAATATAAGTGATTCATGACTAAAATCATAAGgactaaaataaattttaatttttttaatttaaattatatgtataattatattgataatttattataaatcagtATATCATATAATCAAACTATAATGTTTGTTTGTTGACTCAAATTTGatagaaaaaatttatatattatatttttaaaaatatatgaattattttatatatgaataaatcataatttttaaagtgATTTAGGATCAAAATCTTAATAATtagaatttttaattattttctatCTCCTGTTGGAAGAGAAACCATCGGACATAAGAATGGGCGAAGGTCAAGACGAACTCTCGGTATGGTGACCACCTGCCCCCTCTGCTTTTAGCGAAAGCAGATATAATTGAGGACTTCTTTTGAGAAGAGTTGTGGGTCAGTAAGGTcgcatgctgctgctgctgcccgaCAGAAGTACTTAAAGGCATTGCATGACAAAGAAAAAGGTAAAGCAAAAGGTCACAGACAGATGTCAGCGTGTCTCATGCTCTGTCCCCTCTTCCATAACTctacaattctttttctttttctcgtaTGATACAAAATTACTCAGGTtttataatcatagcatagtacaCTAACCATTACATTTTCTGTCGTCTCCAAAGTCATGCATGCCACTCTATCATCAGCTCTGTGAGAGATTGGGTTGATCTAACCCTACTTATTATTAGCTCTTTTGTTTCATGCAACGAACACCATCCAGTGCTCTATTTTTAAAGAATCCATGCGATCAACATTTTCCTCTTCACattaatcttttgatattatttaaaatgGTACCAAAGCTActcattttatatttatatttttttaaaatatttatataatattcatTCTTCATTTTAGTTTGTATCATACAATTTAGTttcgttcatatatatatatataaagtcatTTAGTCTAACATTGATCGAGGAGTATGAAAATCAATAGCTCATAAGTTCGTCGAATTTCACATGttcaattcatataattcatatgttccaaaaggataaaattatataGGTACGCTCATCGTATTATCCAAAACGGATAGTTACTATGAATGTAACcaaatgatcctttatcgatcaTAAacgtaaataatatataaatttattttgtaCCATTTGAGTTTCTGAGTAGAAGTAACGTAAAGAGCCTTTGAGGgtttaaaatcatatttgatatcTTTATCTAGAATTTGATCGTGGATAATAAAGTGTGATCGCGCTCACCATCTACTCTTCAagggaaataaaaaaaagagagtaaTTATTAAGTTACCAACCAACATCTAttctactttcttcttcttcttcttagagGCCGTGGCTTCTTGTCCGATCAAGGAAGAAAACACAAGCGTTGATCGATGATGTTGGCGATTTATGTTATGGATGCCTCGTGGCTCGTCGTCCCATCAACGGAGGGTCCCAAGCCGCCGTAATGGACCCCCCACCGGCTTGTTGTGCGGTACAGCAGTCGCCCCTGACCGTACCTACTTAACACACCGGGAACAGATACATCTGCCCTGCCCTTTAAATGACCACGTCGTGGCGATGGCCGTACTCCCATCATAAGATTCGCGACGATAAGTAAACAGACGACGCACATGGCCCCAATGTGCGCCAgccaccgcctgggctgtggcccTGCTTATCATCCGTTCACGTGGCCGCTGTGGAGGCTGTGAATGATAAGATAAGATCGGCTCCTTCTCCCTCCCCCCCGACCCACTTGTAGCCACGCTTACGTATGCGCCTACGTCTTCGTGGAAAACGCGGCTCGATGGCGCTTGACTTCCATCGCCGGCTCGCGTGGGGAATACGTGTCGTCGTCTGTGTTTTCAACGGAAAAGTCTCCATCGCAAATCTATATGAGATGGTATGATATGATCCGATGGACGTCTCTCCCCGTCGACGGTACAATGATTTACCCatcttttatgataaattattaacatgataataatttattgtaaaagAATAATTCTTCTTCTATTCATATATGCTTAGAGAGGAATTCGAATTTTTAATCATACATTGAACGTCTTGATTATGACTAAAATAAGACTGATTTACCCAATGCATTTCATCATATATTTAAACCCATATTCAATTCactcataatatatttataacttatttaataaattaataacttcatatgtatatatatatatagtgctttTTGATGAATTAATTAAGTTAAATTGATAGTTTTCTATTTTCACTTCAAATATAatgaatttaaatattaaaacaaTAGACACTAACGAATATTCTAGGAATGATAATAggttgagttttttttttgttttttggagtCCTCATCGAATCAATCTATTGAATAGGAGAAGCATAACACTTAGGCAGCCAATGACGTCAAACCTATTTGATTATTACATTACAAAAGATTGATATTAGAGTGTTGATAATGATATCGACTCATTCCCACATGGTCAACAATATAATCAGAGTCTCGATAGTTGTAAAATAGTTAAATAACATGTAAAATCAATTATGACGTTTCTTACCATCTCAACTCAACTGATATAATCTCTCGTTTTTGTTTAAACTACGTTGCATAAATATCCGAATCAAATTCTAATATAATAATTGATAGAAAATATTCGACATTAGTCATAGGTCGTCAACTACTGATAATCAACATAGAGCTTATTTGGAGGATAACTTGACATCCGTCTAACACGAACAAGAGTCAATCTGACGGACGATGCCCCTTTGGTCGCTAGCCTCACGTTGCATGAGATTCGACGTTATGCTATAGGTGGTAGAACTAAGTCAACCTATGTCATAGAGAGTATACGGGTTGATTGCCCACATTATCGCATCGTAGAGAGGTACGATTAATCCTCATCGGCTATAATTCTCTCTTGTCGGCTCCGTAGTTATAATAATCAATCTTCAATCTTCAAAaagattattattttgatataaatctGTTCTTAA from Musa acuminata AAA Group cultivar baxijiao chromosome BXJ2-11, Cavendish_Baxijiao_AAA, whole genome shotgun sequence encodes:
- the LOC135627768 gene encoding CBS domain-containing protein CBSX5-like, whose translation is MAVSLVSNEVSDLCIGKPALRSLPLSAAAVGDALLALRRGGEPHLAVLAADRAAPEKRAVVGKLCVADVLCYLCSDGNLASPAAALERPVSALLPKGAGLVRRVEPQFSVSEALDLILDGAQSLVVPIGSVSRKKLAAAEFCWLTQEDFVRYFLNSIALFSPVPALSIDALGLVRSADALAIRHDEPGLSIIPLVRRALSDQTAVAVVTDDGRLLGEISPAALSACDETVAVAAGIATLTAGDLMAFIDYYGSPSESVVRAIKAGLKEKGLLEMLELMEDELSSFSISSSSASSSSSDDESSGGRRLRKLRSRSFSIGRRSEEPEVCHPGSSLVAVMVQALAHRVSYLWVVDEDDYGLMGIVTFADMLRVFREQLQQSSL